The proteins below come from a single Yamadazyma tenuis chromosome 5, complete sequence genomic window:
- the CIR2 gene encoding putative electron transfer flavoprotein-ubiquinone oxidoreductase, mitochondrial (BUSCO:EOG092619EA; COG:C; EggNog:ENOG503NY0G) yields the protein MGLHNIRFDLCLSASRHFSISPIKWQQEVPFDRLSEEEKASLTEERAADSVDVCIVGGGPAGLATAIKLKQLDNEHGSGELRVVVLEKAGDFGSHIVSGAVIEPQALRELFPDSEHLEDGTGIPLPAEMVTLVTEDHMKFLTENYAFSLPEPPQMTNKGKNYIVPLSSVVNYLSEQAEELGVELYPGISVDEIVYNSNGEVKGVATKDMGVGKDGVPKTSFERGMEFHARITVLGEGCHGSLTKQVVAKYDLRANSDPQTYGIGIKEVWQVKPENFKKGYVGHSLGFPLSTSEYGGGFMYHFDEDKVAIGIVLGLDYANPYVSPYQEFQKMKLHPFYSNVLEGGQCLSYGARALNEGGYQSIPKLNFPGGILVGCSAGFVNVPKIKGTHTAIKSGIVAAESIFEEIKELEVVDESTFEEEQEAINLNSYHENFENSWAYKELFEVRNVRPSFNTPLGMVGGIVHSGISTMFTMGLEPWTLHHKHTDAEATKDAKYFTPIEYPKPDNKITFDILTSVSRTGTSHDDDEMCHLRIPQQDYKKHAQISYPRFKGIEQRFCPAGVYEYVEDETDKDLGVQFKINSQNCIHCKTCDIKVPTQDITWSVPEGGDGPKYYMT from the exons ATG GGTTTGCATAACATTCGTTTTGACCTATGTTTGTCGGCCTCTAGGCACTTCAGCATCTCCCCCATAAAATGGCAACAAGAAGTTCCGTTTGACAGGCTtctggaagaagaaaaggctAGTCTCACAGAAGAACGTGCAGCTGACTCTGTGGACGTCTGTATTGTGGGAGGAGGTCCAGCTGGATTGGCTACAGCCATAAAACTTAAACAGCTCGATAATGAGCACGGATCTGGAGAATTGAGAGTGGTGGTATTGGAAAAAGCCGGTGATTTCGGGTCCCATATTGTCAGTGGGGCCGTAATAGAGCCCCAGGCTTTGCGGGAATTGTTTCCTGACAGTGAACACCTAGAAGATGGAACTGGAATCCCTTTACCAGCGGAAATGGTTACTCTTGTAACAGAAGACCACATGAAGTTCTTAACTGAAAATTACGCTTTCCTGTTGCCAGAACCTCCACAGATGACAAATAAGGGCAAGAACTACATTGTTCCTTTGAGCAGCGTCGTCAACTATCTTTCTGAGCAAGCAGAGGAGTTGGGAGTAGAATTATATCCTGGAATCTCTGTTGACGAAATTGTCTACAACTCCAATGGAGAAGTAAAAGGTGTTGCTACAAAAGACATGGGGGTGGGAAAAGATGGAGTGCCGAAAACAAGCTTTGAAAGAGGAATGGAGTTTCACGCAAGAATCACCGTATTGGGCGAAGGATGTCATGGTTCTTTAACTAAACAGGTGGTTGCGAAGTATGACCTAAGAGCCAACAGTGATCCTCAGACTTATGGAATTGGGATCAAAGAAGTGTGGCAGGTGAAGCCcgaaaacttcaaaaaggGCTACGTGGGTCACAGTTTGGGATTCCCATTACTGACAAGCGAATATGGAGGAGGATTTATGTACcattttgatgaagataagGTTGCAATTGGAATTGTTCTTGGATTGGACTATGCAAACCCCTACGTGTCCCCGTACCAGGAATTCCAAAAGATGAAGTTGCATCCCTTTTACTCCAATGTTTTGGAAGGTGGACAATGTTTGAGTTATGGAGCTAGAGCTTTAAACGAGGGAGGATACCAATCTATTCCCAAGTTGAATTTCCCCGGAGGTATTTTGGTAGGATGTTCAGCTGGGTTTGTGAATGTGCCCAAGATCAAGGGAACGCATACTGCCATTAAATCTGGAATTGTTGCAGCTGAGTCCATCTTTGAGGAGATTAAAGAGTTAGAAGTTGTCGATGAGTCTACCTTTGAAGAGGAACAAGAGGCCataaacttgaactccTACCACGAGAACTTTGAGAATTCTTGGGCCTATAAAGAACTCTTTGAGGTTAGAAATGTCAGACCCTCTTTCAACACACCCCTTGGTATGGTTGGAGGAATTGTTCATTCAGGGATATCCACCATGTTCACGATGGGATTAGAACCATGGACTTTACACCACAAGCATACGGATGCTGAGGCTACCAAAGATGCTAAATACTTCACTCCAATTGAGTATCCAAAGCCAGATAATAAAATAACCTTTGATATTTTGACCAGTGTTTCCAGGACTGGAACCTCtcatgatgatgacgagATGTGCCATTTAAGAATCCCTCAACAGGATTACAAAAAGCATGCCCAAATATCTTATCCCAGGTTCAAAGGAATTGAGCAGAGATTCTGCCCTGCTGGAGTCTATGAATATGTTGAAGACGAGACTGacaaagatcttggagttcaattcaaaatcaactctCAAAATTGCATCCACTGTAAGACTTGTGATATCAAAGTGCCTACACAAGATATAACCTGGCTGGTACCTGAAGGAGGAGATGGGCCCAAATACTACATGACATAG
- the GDS1 gene encoding NuA4 histone acetyltransferase complex modulator (COG:S; EggNog:ENOG503NXC9) translates to MALADRRPLDFPVPSTLVSPAFNPNSLTSNDMAMDVDDDGSLDSDDKELSPEALSPEEFSPTSRSISPDSLMNLDSKSQSNVLTDSTTNTSRGSTPPHHYGKGSAVGTGTNVTSGLKKPKTTPRVPIATGISTTIPVTGDKPKPSQKDDPSLEDDVLYAIFLILYEKDPEGAGMTVKQICDILVERHPEMANLSTKTSNLVSAKLNAYVKRVEKGDSSLKYALSRDWADASPKRMVYVYRGLLAPDFHLHVKNMMEVQKQDAKSGLVNNSNNSTSSVSNTPLSNNNTSSGFNFDLSDQELSSFEAGKQATLKARRSTMFDLGISRNSFLSNSIDKSNLFVPYSSAPVTASLKDKVAGSEKLNEASEVPQPQSGDFDATETESKNEFEDFEVFQDGQEDLMETLKKNGKRSKSMSYLNNKKHKILTAAAAAPRAPKTPCSHSPNAAAAAAALHAAAIKAINHDSSLNSSDFIKSHCNKKWLDVIRSGFLSQDIGTPEDISLSDLDKYF, encoded by the coding sequence ATGGCATTAGCTGATAGAAGACCTCTCGATTTCCCGGTTCCTTCCACCCTTGTGTCCCCGGCCTTCAACCCCAACTCGTTGACCTCCAACGACATGGCCATGGACGTTGATGATGACGGGTCGTTGGATTCGGACGATAAGGAACTTAGTCCTGAAGCCCTCAGTCCGGAGGAATTCAGTCCTACTTCCAGAAGTATTTCTCCCGATTCCTTGATGAACCTCGACTCCAAGTCGCAGTCCAATGTGTTGACagactccaccaccaacacttCGAGAGGCCTGACTCCTCCTCATCATTATGGCAAAGGCTCTGCCGTTGGTACGGGTACCAACGTCACTTCTGGCCTCAAAAAGCCCAAAACCACTCCCAGAGTCCCAATTGCTACCGGAATTTCTACCACAATCCCGGTGACTGGTGACAAGCCCAAGCCCAGCCAAAAGGATGATCCCTCTTTGGAGGATGATGTTTTGTACgccattttcttgatcCTCTACGAAAAGGATCCCGAGGGTGCTGGTATGACCGTCAAGCAGATCTGCGACATCTTGGTGGAACGGCATCCCGAAATGGCCAACTTGTCCACCAAAacctccaacttggtgagtGCCAAATTAAATGCCTACGTCAAGAGAGTGGAAAAGGGAGACTCGAGCTTAAAATATGCCTTATCGAGGGATTGGGCTGATGCTTCTCCCAAGAGAATGGTGTATGTGTACCGAGGTCTTTTGGCTCCTGACTTCCACCTCCACGTTAAAAACATGATGGAGGTGCAAAAACAAGATGCCAAGTCCGGATTGGTCAACAATTCAAATAATTCAACATCCAGTGTGTCCAACACTCCTTTATCAAACAACAACACCTCCAGTGGATTCAACTTCGACTTGAGTGACCAGGAGTTGAGCTCCTTTGAAGCAGGTAAGCAGGCTACCTTAAAGGCTAGAAGGTCAACTATGTTTGATTTGGGAATCAGCAGAAACAGCTTCTTATCAAACTCAATTGATAAGTCCAACTTGTTTGTTCCATACTCTTCTGCCCCTGTTACTGCTTCGTTAAAGGACAAGGTTGCTGGttctgaaaagttgaacgaaGCTTCGGAAGTTCCTCAACCCCAATCGGGTGATTTCGATGCCACTGAGACTGAGTCTAAGAAcgagtttgaagatttcgaGGTATTCCAAGACGGTCAAGAAGACTTGATGGAAActctcaagaagaatggtAAACGGTCAAAGTCGATGTCTtatttgaacaataagAAGCACAAGATTTTGAcggctgctgctgctgctcCCAGAGCTCCCAAGACTCCATGTAGCCACAGTCCAAATGCTGCAGCCGCAGCCGCAGCTTTGCACGCGGCTGCAATCAAGGCCATTAACCATGACAGTTCATTAAATTCAagtgatttcatcaagtctCATTGTAACAAGAAATGGTTGGATGTAATTAGATCCGGCTTCTTGTCACAAGACATCGGCACCCCAGAAGACATCAGCTTGTCAGATTTAGACAAGTATTTTTGA